The Salminus brasiliensis chromosome 3, fSalBra1.hap2, whole genome shotgun sequence genome contains a region encoding:
- the LOC140551070 gene encoding cation channel sperm-associated protein 3-like has protein sequence MVKVYTEPCGFWGSGANIRNTGFLLLSLISRADGSYWVFRILRAFRILRIIFIIPSIQDLVLILFQGLKTAAYVTAMIFFILLVFAVAGVQHFGTADPENWGDMGVALLSTLSVVTISGWLEHQDRLHSLGIAYSELFFIILILIGNFMFLNMFTGLVMDLLNPCQI, from the exons ATGGTGAAGGTGTACACGGAGCCGTGCGGTTTCTGGGGAAGTGGAGCCAACATCCGCAACACCGGGTTCCTGCTGCTGTCGCTGATCTCCAGGGCAGACGGGTCATACTGGGTCTTCCGGATCCTCAGGGCTTTCCGGATCCTGAGAATCATCTTTATCATCCCCAGTATCCAG gaCCTGGTCTTGATTCTGTTCCAAGGCCTGAAGACGGCCGCGTACGTGACGGCcatgattttcttcatcttgcTCGTCTTTGCCGTCGCCGGAGTGCAGCATTTCGGGACCGCGGACCCCGAGAACTGGGGGGATATGGGTGTTGCGTTGCTCTCCACCTTGAGCGTGGTCACA ATTTCAGGCTGGCTGGAACACCAGGACAGACTTCATAGTCTAGGGATTGCCTACAGCGAGCTGTTTTTcatcatcctgatcctgataggCAACTTCATGTTTCTTAACATGTTCACGGGATTGGTCATG GATCTGCTGAATCCTTGCCAGATCTAA